A stretch of the Pseudomonadota bacterium genome encodes the following:
- a CDS encoding TRAP transporter large permease produces MNEMTIGIIGLILLLGLFLTGIELAFAMAIIGVAGYAIIVSPGAAMSILANDFYDSLESYGLTVVPLFVLMGQIAFNAGIAKRLFDSAHKFLGHIPGGLAMATVAGATIFKAICGSIVATCATFASVAVPEMDRYNYSKKLSTGIVATVGTLGVLIPPSVTLILLGLITQQSIGKLFMAGIIPGLMISFFFAVIIFGWARINPEIGPASEKYSWKARAKSLPDVMWPIIIFFIIIGGLMNGFFTPTEAGSVGTFAVLVLCVVKGDIKFGGIKQSIKEALRTSCMVLLIVASSTVLGHFIAVTNIPDDAASWIVSLPIHRHFTMSIIFIVYLIGGSFIDDLAFMILATPIFFPAIVKLGYDPIWACIMVSLTVCIGSVIPPVAMCVFVVKNITKVPMSVIYSGVYPFLIALVLCVVLLFIFPDLVLYLPSVFMK; encoded by the coding sequence ATGAATGAAATGACCATCGGTATTATCGGCCTTATTCTTTTACTGGGTTTGTTCCTCACGGGTATAGAACTGGCTTTTGCTATGGCTATTATAGGTGTTGCAGGGTATGCAATCATAGTTTCACCAGGCGCAGCTATGAGTATATTGGCAAATGACTTCTACGATTCCCTTGAATCGTACGGGTTAACCGTTGTACCACTTTTTGTGTTGATGGGCCAGATTGCATTCAACGCCGGAATAGCTAAAAGGCTGTTTGACAGTGCCCATAAATTCCTTGGTCATATCCCCGGAGGATTAGCCATGGCGACAGTCGCAGGAGCAACGATTTTTAAAGCGATCTGCGGGTCTATCGTTGCCACGTGTGCGACTTTCGCGAGTGTTGCAGTTCCTGAAATGGACAGGTATAATTACAGTAAAAAATTATCCACCGGCATTGTTGCCACGGTAGGAACGCTTGGAGTGCTCATCCCGCCGAGTGTAACACTCATCCTTCTCGGACTCATTACACAGCAATCCATAGGCAAGCTGTTTATGGCGGGAATCATCCCCGGACTTATGATTTCCTTCTTTTTTGCGGTTATTATCTTCGGGTGGGCTCGTATAAATCCAGAGATAGGGCCGGCAAGCGAAAAATATTCATGGAAGGCCCGCGCAAAATCTCTTCCCGATGTCATGTGGCCCATAATAATCTTTTTTATCATCATAGGCGGATTGATGAATGGGTTCTTTACGCCCACGGAAGCGGGTAGTGTGGGAACATTTGCTGTGCTTGTATTATGTGTCGTAAAAGGAGACATAAAGTTCGGCGGGATAAAACAGTCAATTAAAGAAGCCTTGCGAACTTCCTGCATGGTTCTCCTTATTGTTGCTTCCTCTACAGTCCTTGGTCATTTTATTGCGGTAACAAATATACCTGACGATGCGGCTTCATGGATAGTAAGTCTGCCTATACATCGTCATTTTACCATGAGCATTATATTTATCGTGTATCTCATAGGCGGATCATTCATTGATGACCTTGCATTCATGATACTTGCAACGCCGATATTTTTTCCGGCAATCGTAAAGTTAGGTTATGATCCCATATGGGCCTGTATAATGGTTTCTCTTACTGTGTGTATCGGCTCTGTTATCCCTCCTGTTGCCATGTGTGTCTTTGTAGTGAAAAATATCACCAAAGTGCCCATGAGTGTGATTTACAGTGGTGTATACCCGTTCCTGATTGCTTTGGTGCTCTGCGTTGTACTGCTTTTCATATTCCCTGACTTGGTATTATACCTGCCTTCTGTGTTCATGAAGTAA
- a CDS encoding TRAP transporter small permease, producing the protein MRAFTEAFKRLSSWMNTLGGIVLFLMMMLTVVDVILRVFGKPLIGTYELVAVAGAIVVGFAIPQTSLDKGHIFVDFLIENRAETIKKAFLVFTRLLGIALFALLAWNLFLKANHLYKAGDVSLTLQIPYYPAAYGLAFCSLIECFVLVADMFKIFDSGEKK; encoded by the coding sequence ATGAGAGCGTTTACAGAAGCCTTTAAAAGACTGAGCTCCTGGATGAATACACTGGGAGGGATTGTCCTTTTTCTCATGATGATGCTTACGGTGGTAGATGTCATACTGAGGGTCTTTGGTAAACCCCTGATAGGAACATACGAACTGGTAGCCGTTGCGGGTGCGATAGTGGTAGGGTTTGCTATTCCTCAAACCTCATTGGACAAAGGACACATCTTTGTTGATTTCCTTATAGAGAATCGTGCGGAGACTATCAAAAAGGCTTTTTTAGTTTTCACGAGGTTGTTGGGTATTGCTTTATTTGCGCTTCTTGCATGGAACCTTTTTTTAAAGGCTAACCACCTATATAAGGCCGGCGATGTTTCGTTGACCCTCCAGATACCGTATTATCCTGCAGCTTACGGCTTAGCATTTTGCAGTCTTATAGAATGCTTTGTTCTTGTCGCCGATATGTTTAAGATATTTGATAGTGGAGAGAAAAAATGA
- a CDS encoding (Fe-S)-binding protein yields the protein MVSQTQTRVLTCIQCGKCTGSCPEAGRTPFNIRMLMRKKQFQSVVEESIPWYCTSCGACTLRCPRDVKPSEVIIEMRSALVENGAIPLAIQKALENTFVQKNPWGRSRAKRGAWFEKLDIEVPHVSETESKRLLFTCCIQAYDPRCMVIPQNVAKILNKGGIEFGVLGEEEACCGNEIRRIGESGLFEELQEENKAAFEEYGVKEIIALSPHCMNALKKEYGDLGIKIVHYTEVLAAMIKESSIVPKGSFNKKVIYHDPCFLGKQNGIFDEPRSILNSIDGLELLEFSRSRENSMCCEGGGGRMLFEVEATYQRNAEVRVREAVEKKAEVIATSCPFCVMTLEDPATEKGITVKELSEILMEVL from the coding sequence ATGGTTAGTCAGACCCAGACCAGGGTATTAACCTGTATCCAATGCGGTAAATGTACAGGAAGTTGCCCTGAAGCAGGGAGAACCCCCTTCAATATCCGCATGCTCATGAGAAAAAAACAATTCCAGAGCGTGGTCGAAGAATCAATTCCTTGGTACTGCACGTCATGCGGTGCCTGTACCCTCAGATGTCCACGGGATGTAAAGCCTTCCGAAGTGATCATCGAAATGAGGTCTGCTTTAGTGGAAAACGGAGCGATCCCTTTGGCTATCCAGAAAGCCCTTGAGAACACGTTTGTTCAGAAGAACCCGTGGGGCCGTTCGCGAGCAAAGAGAGGGGCATGGTTTGAAAAGCTCGATATTGAGGTTCCACATGTAAGCGAAACAGAATCGAAGAGGCTGCTTTTCACCTGCTGCATCCAGGCTTATGATCCCAGATGTATGGTTATACCGCAAAACGTGGCGAAGATACTTAATAAGGGCGGTATAGAGTTTGGTGTGCTCGGTGAAGAAGAGGCTTGTTGCGGTAATGAAATACGAAGGATAGGGGAGTCGGGTCTTTTTGAGGAGCTCCAGGAAGAGAACAAGGCTGCATTCGAAGAATATGGGGTAAAGGAGATTATCGCGCTCTCCCCCCATTGCATGAATGCACTCAAGAAGGAGTATGGTGACCTTGGTATTAAGATTGTACATTACACAGAGGTTTTAGCGGCAATGATCAAAGAAAGCTCTATCGTCCCAAAAGGGTCGTTCAACAAAAAGGTTATCTACCATGATCCGTGTTTCTTGGGGAAACAAAATGGCATCTTTGATGAACCAAGAAGCATACTCAATTCTATAGATGGTCTTGAGCTTCTGGAATTTTCGAGGTCCAGAGAGAACTCGATGTGTTGCGAAGGCGGTGGCGGAAGAATGCTTTTTGAGGTGGAGGCTACATATCAGAGAAATGCCGAGGTGCGAGTCCGGGAGGCAGTTGAAAAAAAAGCAGAAGTGATTGCGACGAGCTGTCCTTTTTGCGTTATGACCCTTGAAGACCCTGCAACGGAAAAAGGGATAACGGTGAAAGAGCTATCCGAGATTTTGATGGAGGTGTTATAA
- a CDS encoding class I SAM-dependent rRNA methyltransferase, whose product MISLKIKQKRIGPVVGHHPWVFSQAFVSIPEGLSPGKPVKLVSENGGFLATGYFSSYSQITVRIWGYDENEVVDEQFFVRRIENAYRLRKRYVECNETNAFRLINGESDFLPGLIVDKYADYLVVQFHTRGIEIWKDLIIRALDKAISPKGIYERSDVAVRRMDGLESIHGVLLGSVPDFITIKENGFQFLVDVKHGQKTGFFLDQRDKRKAIMKYVKDASVLNCFSYTGGFAVYALAGGAKKVINVDTSEKALELARENIKLNGFEVDTCEFIVRDVKDYLKHLDKGFDVIILDPPAFIKDRRKKNEGIAGYKSINEMSLRALSQSGILVTCSCSAHLKLEDFRFLLSEVGGKIKKPLRFLETFTHGIDHLQLVPFIEGEYLKCFFISI is encoded by the coding sequence ATGATTTCACTGAAAATAAAACAGAAACGGATTGGCCCTGTCGTAGGCCACCATCCATGGGTATTCTCCCAGGCATTTGTTTCCATCCCTGAAGGATTAAGCCCCGGCAAACCGGTAAAACTGGTAAGCGAGAATGGCGGATTTCTTGCAACCGGCTATTTCAGCTCATATTCTCAAATCACTGTACGGATATGGGGTTATGACGAAAACGAAGTTGTGGATGAACAATTCTTTGTCAGAAGGATAGAAAATGCATACCGGTTAAGAAAGCGTTACGTGGAATGCAATGAAACCAATGCATTCCGGCTGATTAACGGGGAAAGCGACTTCCTGCCCGGGTTGATTGTTGATAAATATGCAGATTATCTTGTTGTCCAATTCCACACGAGAGGCATTGAAATCTGGAAGGATCTGATTATCAGGGCGCTTGATAAAGCAATTAGCCCGAAGGGCATTTACGAGCGCTCCGATGTAGCTGTTCGAAGAATGGATGGGCTCGAAAGTATTCATGGAGTCCTTTTGGGCTCTGTGCCGGACTTCATTACTATCAAAGAAAATGGCTTCCAGTTTCTCGTTGATGTGAAACACGGCCAGAAAACAGGGTTTTTCCTCGATCAGCGGGACAAACGAAAAGCCATCATGAAATACGTAAAGGATGCATCTGTTCTTAATTGTTTTTCCTATACCGGCGGCTTTGCTGTATATGCGCTTGCCGGCGGCGCCAAAAAGGTCATAAATGTTGATACTTCGGAAAAGGCGCTTGAGCTTGCCAGGGAGAATATTAAACTGAACGGGTTTGAAGTGGATACATGCGAATTTATCGTCAGGGATGTAAAAGATTACCTGAAACACCTTGACAAGGGTTTTGATGTGATTATCCTTGACCCCCCTGCCTTTATTAAGGATCGGAGGAAGAAAAATGAGGGTATTGCCGGCTATAAATCGATAAACGAAATGTCACTCAGGGCACTCTCACAGAGCGGCATCCTTGTAACCTGCTCCTGCTCTGCCCACCTGAAGCTCGAAGACTTCCGGTTCCTTCTCTCCGAGGTCGGTGGGAAGATCAAAAAACCCCTGAGGTTTCTTGAAACGTTTACCCACGGTATAGACCATCTGCAACTTGTCCCTTTTATTGAAGGCGAATATTTGAAGTGCTTTTTCATAAGTATTTGA
- a CDS encoding sigma-54 dependent transcriptional regulator produces the protein MIRILIVDDEHQLIEAFRKKLSKEGMEVFTALNGRAAISIIKQEALDIGLFDIRLPDIDGVELLGRLKEMQPTVEVIMLTGHASVDTAIQSMKLGAYDYLTKPCKLSELHNVILKAYEKKQLKEKNIVLEEHLQRIELHDRLIGESKKMREVKKFISLVSTSNVPVLVLGETGTGKELVARAIHALSTRSANPFVAINASCLQENILESELFGYKKGAFTGAQTDKVGLLEIANKGTFFVDEVGDMGPAIQAKLLRVLEGAVFRKLGDTKEIRVDVRFVFATNKSIEEEIETNRFRKDLFYRLNTFVIVVPPLNDRRDDIPILVEYFMEKHAMGGKKKSISKQAMDLLVEYNWPGNVRELANVLERAVLVSVDRGEILTDDLPHSMVHTMPVAASKNRKQRLNQNTLRLDNIEKEHIERVLMFADGNKSKAARLLGISRKKLYQKIGNDLK, from the coding sequence ATGATACGCATCCTGATCGTTGACGATGAGCATCAATTAATAGAGGCATTTCGAAAAAAACTTTCCAAAGAAGGTATGGAAGTTTTCACAGCCTTAAACGGCAGGGCGGCCATCTCAATAATAAAACAGGAGGCGCTGGACATCGGGCTCTTCGATATAAGACTCCCCGATATAGACGGTGTAGAGCTTCTGGGGAGGTTAAAGGAGATGCAGCCTACCGTCGAAGTCATTATGCTTACAGGCCATGCATCGGTTGATACGGCAATACAATCCATGAAGCTTGGGGCTTATGATTACCTTACAAAGCCTTGCAAACTTTCGGAGCTGCACAACGTAATACTTAAAGCCTATGAGAAAAAACAGTTGAAGGAAAAGAATATTGTTCTTGAGGAACACCTTCAGCGCATTGAGTTACACGACAGACTCATAGGTGAAAGCAAGAAAATGAGAGAAGTGAAAAAATTTATCTCACTGGTCAGCACTTCGAATGTTCCCGTATTAGTCCTCGGGGAAACCGGCACCGGAAAAGAACTGGTGGCAAGGGCAATCCATGCCCTCTCTACACGTTCTGCAAATCCTTTTGTGGCTATTAATGCGAGTTGTCTGCAAGAAAATATCCTTGAAAGCGAGTTATTCGGATACAAAAAGGGCGCATTCACGGGAGCCCAGACAGATAAAGTAGGCCTCCTCGAGATAGCCAACAAGGGTACGTTCTTTGTTGACGAGGTGGGAGATATGGGCCCTGCAATCCAGGCAAAACTTTTACGCGTTCTTGAGGGTGCTGTCTTCAGGAAACTTGGAGATACAAAAGAGATCAGGGTGGATGTTAGATTTGTATTCGCCACAAACAAGAGCATAGAAGAAGAAATTGAGACGAACAGGTTTCGTAAAGACCTGTTTTACAGACTTAATACATTTGTAATTGTGGTGCCCCCGCTCAATGATCGGAGAGATGATATCCCCATTTTGGTGGAATATTTTATGGAAAAACACGCTATGGGCGGAAAGAAAAAATCAATTTCCAAGCAGGCCATGGACCTTCTCGTAGAGTATAACTGGCCTGGAAACGTGAGGGAACTGGCTAATGTGCTTGAGCGAGCCGTCCTTGTTTCTGTGGACAGAGGAGAGATATTAACCGATGACCTGCCCCACAGTATGGTGCATACCATGCCGGTGGCCGCCTCAAAGAACAGAAAACAGAGATTGAATCAAAACACTTTACGACTGGACAATATAGAAAAGGAACATATAGAAAGGGTCCTCATGTTTGCAGATGGCAACAAGAGCAAAGCCGCCAGACTGCTCGGCATCAGCCGAAAAAAACTTTACCAGAAGATAGGAAATGATTTGAAGTGA
- a CDS encoding TRAP transporter substrate-binding protein, protein MKRFRVFHFFVLLFFVVTCMVATVSFAQEKVITLRYSTFFPVSHQNAVISDQWCKEVEKRTNGKVKVRHFAGATLTSPPQTYDSILTGVVDIGNCVLGYTMGKFPLSEVLDYPLGYPSGVVATRLVNEYYNKFKPKEFNDVKVMYFHAQGPGILHTKKPVNKLEDLKGMKIRTFGSNAKFMSLLGGTPVAMPMGDAYDALSKGVADGLMCGYEALKGWKLGEVIKYTTENYGSAYTATFIVAMNKDKWNSIPPNLQKIIEQINLEYIEKQGKLWDTMDSEGMEYSHKRGNKSIKLSAEENARWAAKAQPLFDEYVKKSKEKNLPGEEALKFIRGYLKAQAK, encoded by the coding sequence ATGAAACGGTTTCGTGTTTTCCATTTTTTTGTACTTTTGTTTTTTGTGGTCACATGCATGGTCGCCACGGTCAGTTTTGCTCAGGAAAAGGTCATTACACTCAGGTACTCAACCTTTTTCCCGGTAAGTCATCAGAACGCTGTTATCTCGGACCAGTGGTGTAAGGAAGTTGAGAAAAGGACAAACGGCAAGGTAAAAGTCCGCCACTTTGCAGGAGCAACGCTGACATCACCGCCCCAGACATATGACAGTATTCTCACTGGTGTTGTCGATATAGGTAACTGTGTTCTCGGTTATACCATGGGGAAATTCCCTCTTTCGGAAGTCCTGGACTATCCACTCGGTTATCCGAGCGGTGTTGTTGCGACAAGACTGGTAAACGAATATTATAACAAGTTCAAGCCTAAAGAATTTAATGATGTGAAGGTAATGTATTTTCATGCCCAGGGTCCCGGCATTTTGCATACCAAAAAACCTGTAAACAAACTTGAAGATTTGAAGGGTATGAAAATCAGGACCTTCGGGTCGAACGCAAAATTTATGTCGCTACTTGGCGGAACACCGGTTGCAATGCCTATGGGAGACGCATATGATGCCCTTTCGAAAGGTGTTGCTGATGGACTCATGTGTGGATATGAAGCCCTGAAAGGCTGGAAACTTGGAGAAGTAATCAAGTACACGACCGAAAACTATGGATCTGCCTATACTGCTACCTTTATCGTCGCCATGAACAAGGATAAATGGAACAGCATTCCACCGAATCTTCAGAAAATAATCGAGCAGATAAATCTTGAATATATTGAAAAACAGGGGAAACTTTGGGATACGATGGATAGTGAAGGGATGGAATATTCTCATAAAAGAGGCAACAAGAGCATAAAACTTTCAGCGGAAGAAAATGCGCGGTGGGCAGCCAAGGCACAGCCCCTCTTCGATGAATATGTAAAGAAATCGAAAGAGAAAAACTTGCCGGGAGAAGAGGCATTGAAGTTTATCCGCGGTTATCTCAAGGCACAGGCAAAATAG
- a CDS encoding acyl-CoA dehydrogenase family protein — protein sequence MELTTEQKDIAKAAREFAEKEFRDRAKEFDEKEEFDPAIWKRAAENGFIGTFIKEEYGGAGLGFLEHSLITEEFWRVDPGCGQALVSCSFGSEMIQSFGTETQKKKYLPPIIAGEAIIGTAVTEPDAGSDITMVKTRAEKKGDTYIVNGSKMFITNGCIAHYLLVYAITAPDERDVHKRCSVILVNTDSPGFEAVKIHGKMGIRASNTAEVSFSNVEVPVDNIIGKEGRGFYQLMDFFNKTRNHVAAEGVGLAQGALEMAISHVKKRKAFGGTLSRLQGVQFKIAEMATRIEAARSLYWRAAYLLDNGKLDPALVSMAKWYAGETAVYVANEALQLHGGYGYISEYDIQRFYRDAKIIEIYEGSKEVEKAVIASELLKKVF from the coding sequence ATGGAACTTACAACAGAACAGAAAGACATAGCAAAAGCTGCACGGGAATTCGCAGAAAAGGAATTCAGAGATCGGGCGAAAGAATTCGATGAAAAGGAAGAGTTCGATCCGGCTATATGGAAGCGCGCGGCAGAAAACGGTTTTATTGGCACATTCATCAAGGAAGAATATGGAGGTGCCGGTTTAGGTTTCCTCGAACACTCCCTTATAACTGAGGAGTTCTGGCGTGTTGACCCGGGCTGCGGACAGGCTCTTGTTTCCTGCAGCTTTGGTTCAGAAATGATACAATCTTTCGGGACTGAAACACAAAAAAAGAAATATCTACCGCCGATTATTGCAGGAGAAGCTATAATCGGCACTGCTGTTACTGAACCGGATGCGGGCAGTGACATAACCATGGTCAAGACGCGGGCAGAAAAGAAAGGTGATACGTATATCGTTAATGGATCAAAGATGTTTATAACGAATGGCTGCATTGCACATTACCTTCTCGTATATGCTATCACAGCGCCAGATGAAAGGGACGTTCACAAGAGGTGCAGTGTAATACTGGTAAATACTGATTCTCCGGGCTTTGAGGCCGTAAAGATTCATGGCAAGATGGGAATCAGGGCATCAAATACGGCAGAAGTCAGTTTCAGCAATGTGGAAGTGCCGGTAGATAACATTATAGGGAAGGAGGGGCGAGGTTTTTATCAGCTAATGGATTTTTTCAACAAAACGAGGAACCATGTGGCGGCTGAAGGTGTTGGTCTTGCCCAGGGAGCACTTGAGATGGCCATTTCTCATGTCAAGAAAAGGAAGGCCTTTGGGGGAACTCTGTCCAGGCTTCAGGGCGTCCAGTTCAAGATCGCTGAGATGGCAACAAGAATTGAGGCGGCGCGAAGTCTTTACTGGAGAGCAGCCTACCTTCTCGATAACGGCAAACTCGATCCTGCCCTGGTCTCAATGGCAAAATGGTATGCCGGAGAAACAGCAGTATATGTTGCAAACGAAGCATTACAACTCCATGGAGGTTATGGTTATATTTCCGAGTACGACATTCAAAGGTTTTACAGGGATGCAAAAATCATAGAAATCTACGAAGGTTCCAAAGAGGTTGAAAAGGCTGTTATAGCGAGCGAACTGCTTAAAAAGGTTTTTTAG
- a CDS encoding PAS domain-containing sensor histidine kinase: protein MKLNQQIDFSTAQSILDLLPMGLYVLNHERKIQWMNKRAVYWFQKKNILHYGEICCYKEVFKRKRPCRNCPVLKTLKSGRTEHTEIKSEYKGESRYYYVTATPLKEGEGDKETLIIETVQDITNYMKAEEDLRRLNDFNTAIIDNAPVAIFTIDRTGKFISVNPALATLSGLGAEAEEKLLGFNWIENPYTIRCGLADCIKRGLEGEPFELWDFPFTTYKGDRGHYIHFRGVPLKAKDGKVEGLLCIIEDTSEKVMARIQSIQDAKVSVIGRLMTGVAHELNNPLAAIAANSELACELFQNVKDGMVDKVEIEELREHLEVIEEQAFRCKNIIKDMIDITKKEDFEVHEVDLHALLNELLGVLNLKKLKIRLIKEIADVLPHIKGDISALKQCFLNILHNATDALEGREGAAIRIGARITGNFVRVEIEDNGIGIHDGLVDKIFEPFFSTKDTGKGIGLGLTLCYEFLKRMGARIEVESKLGRGSLFIIALPVFQKSKGLNRLP, encoded by the coding sequence ATGAAATTAAACCAACAGATAGACTTTAGCACCGCGCAGTCAATCCTCGACCTTTTGCCTATGGGTCTCTATGTCCTCAACCATGAACGAAAAATTCAATGGATGAATAAAAGGGCAGTGTACTGGTTTCAGAAGAAAAATATTCTTCATTATGGTGAAATATGCTGTTACAAAGAGGTTTTCAAGCGGAAAAGGCCGTGCAGGAATTGTCCGGTATTGAAGACCCTCAAGAGCGGAAGAACGGAACATACTGAAATAAAAAGCGAATACAAAGGTGAATCAAGGTATTATTATGTTACTGCAACGCCGCTCAAGGAAGGAGAGGGCGATAAAGAGACCCTCATCATTGAAACCGTTCAGGATATTACCAATTATATGAAGGCGGAAGAAGATCTTCGGCGCCTCAACGATTTTAATACTGCAATCATTGATAATGCACCGGTAGCCATTTTTACCATTGATAGAACGGGTAAGTTCATAAGTGTAAATCCAGCACTTGCAACCCTTTCGGGTTTAGGTGCGGAGGCTGAGGAAAAACTTTTAGGTTTTAACTGGATTGAAAATCCCTATACAATACGATGTGGTCTTGCCGATTGTATAAAGAGAGGATTGGAGGGTGAACCTTTTGAGTTGTGGGATTTTCCATTTACCACATATAAAGGAGACCGGGGGCACTATATCCACTTTAGAGGGGTGCCGTTAAAAGCAAAGGATGGAAAAGTCGAAGGTCTCCTCTGTATCATAGAGGATACAAGCGAAAAGGTAATGGCAAGGATACAGTCTATCCAGGATGCAAAAGTGTCGGTCATAGGTAGACTCATGACGGGTGTTGCTCATGAACTGAACAATCCCCTTGCCGCAATAGCCGCCAATTCCGAGCTTGCATGCGAATTATTTCAGAATGTCAAGGATGGTATGGTCGATAAAGTTGAAATTGAAGAGCTTCGCGAACACCTTGAAGTCATTGAAGAACAGGCCTTCAGGTGTAAAAATATTATTAAAGATATGATCGATATCACGAAAAAAGAGGATTTTGAGGTTCACGAAGTAGACTTGCATGCATTATTAAATGAACTCCTTGGAGTCTTAAATCTAAAAAAACTGAAGATCCGGCTGATTAAAGAGATAGCTGACGTGTTACCTCATATCAAAGGTGATATAAGTGCACTTAAGCAATGCTTTCTTAACATACTGCATAATGCGACAGACGCACTCGAAGGAAGGGAAGGAGCAGCGATAAGGATAGGGGCTCGGATTACAGGCAATTTTGTCAGGGTAGAGATCGAGGATAATGGGATAGGCATACACGATGGATTGGTGGACAAGATTTTTGAACCCTTTTTCTCGACTAAAGATACTGGAAAAGGTATAGGGCTCGGCCTCACATTGTGTTATGAATTCCTGAAAAGGATGGGTGCGAGGATCGAAGTAGAAAGCAAGCTGGGAAGAGGGAGTCTCTTTATTATCGCCCTGCCTGTCTTTCAAAAATCAAAGGGGTTGAATAGATTACCATGA
- a CDS encoding AMP-binding protein, with translation MVGERSFCTIKTLINRNAALYPDKIAMKEFETGKACTFKALKDRANRTGNALCAMGLKKGDRVGILSQNSFEYMEAILSVPSAGFIFVPVNFRLAAREMTGVLSDAMPLVLFVDHQYIKTVEQIKNSISFVKFVYIGPKEEKPEGWYDYEELIKNASSAEENADVFEDDIAMLMYTSGTTGLPKGVMQTHLNIYHQGRTCAFNNHIETGDVGFTICPMYHVTATSSFFGPFYKGATSILFQKWDAETFFRAAQEERLVAGMLATPMVRMLLDTWQTFKDTYDISSMKKLWFAGAGIIPSVYKQFIDTFGCILGEHHGTTETTGVTTNLSAKDIAGELARGNLKILESCGRDAYDCEIVIVDENDKPVVPPGTGEMKARGLGTSRGYWRKEEQTKKAFRDGWFYTEDICAIDEKGYVYVIDRKKDMIITGGENVYPAEIERVLNEHPSVLESSAIGVPHPVWGEAIAAVVVLKNDKETTEEDIIQYCKGKIAGYKVPKLVYYLPEMPRNPAGKISKPELRKQFASK, from the coding sequence ATGGTTGGAGAAAGATCGTTTTGCACAATAAAAACTTTAATCAATAGAAACGCCGCACTGTATCCGGACAAGATAGCTATGAAAGAATTTGAGACAGGCAAAGCTTGCACGTTTAAAGCGTTAAAAGACAGGGCAAACAGAACGGGTAATGCATTGTGCGCCATGGGATTAAAAAAAGGTGACCGCGTCGGGATATTAAGCCAGAACAGTTTTGAGTACATGGAAGCTATCCTCAGCGTACCGAGCGCTGGTTTCATTTTTGTACCTGTCAATTTCCGGCTTGCGGCAAGAGAGATGACGGGCGTATTGTCCGATGCAATGCCTCTTGTTTTATTTGTTGACCATCAGTACATCAAGACCGTTGAACAGATAAAAAATTCTATTTCTTTTGTGAAGTTTGTTTACATAGGGCCAAAAGAAGAGAAACCTGAGGGCTGGTACGACTATGAAGAACTTATAAAAAATGCTTCATCTGCCGAAGAAAACGCCGATGTGTTTGAGGATGATATTGCCATGCTTATGTATACCAGCGGGACAACAGGACTGCCAAAAGGCGTGATGCAAACACATCTGAATATTTACCATCAGGGCCGTACCTGTGCATTTAATAATCACATCGAAACAGGTGATGTAGGTTTTACAATCTGCCCCATGTACCATGTAACGGCAACAAGTTCATTTTTCGGGCCTTTTTATAAAGGAGCTACGAGCATCTTATTCCAGAAGTGGGATGCTGAAACCTTTTTCAGGGCAGCACAGGAAGAACGACTGGTAGCCGGCATGCTTGCGACGCCTATGGTGAGGATGTTGCTCGATACCTGGCAAACGTTCAAAGATACATACGATATTTCAAGCATGAAAAAACTATGGTTTGCCGGAGCCGGCATCATACCTTCTGTTTATAAACAGTTTATTGATACCTTCGGGTGTATACTTGGCGAGCATCACGGAACAACTGAGACAACCGGTGTTACGACAAATCTGTCAGCAAAGGATATTGCCGGGGAGCTTGCCAGAGGAAATCTAAAAATACTCGAGTCGTGTGGCAGAGATGCTTATGACTGTGAAATAGTTATTGTGGATGAGAACGACAAACCGGTTGTTCCGCCGGGCACAGGCGAAATGAAAGCAAGAGGACTGGGCACCTCTCGCGGGTACTGGCGAAAGGAAGAACAAACAAAGAAAGCCTTCAGGGATGGATGGTTCTACACTGAAGATATCTGTGCCATCGATGAAAAGGGATATGTTTATGTGATTGACCGTAAAAAGGATATGATCATTACTGGCGGTGAAAATGTTTACCCGGCGGAGATTGAACGAGTCCTGAACGAACATCCATCTGTTCTGGAATCATCCGCAATAGGCGTTCCGCACCCTGTATGGGGGGAGGCTATTGCGGCTGTTGTGGTATTAAAAAATGATAAAGAAACAACTGAAGAAGATATAATTCAGTATTGTAAAGGGAAGATTGCCGGTTACAAGGTACCTAAATTAGTCTATTATCTGCCTGAAATGCCCCGTAATCCTGCCGGTAAAATCTCAAAACCTGAATTACGGAAGCAATTTGCTTCAAAATGA